From the Exiguobacterium marinum DSM 16307 genome, the window TCCATTCCGTGTCTCTTTATACGTTCGAATCGGCACGGACAAATAATCATTCAACCGACGTTTTGCAGCTAATTCGCCACCTTTGAAGGGGAATGCCGTCCTCGGGTCTTGCTCGACTTCTTGAACTGGGAATGGGAACGTCACTTCGCGTTTAGACGCTGTCGCCTTTCGGGAGGTGAGTTCGCGTGGTCGAACATCATATTCGACTGCTTTACGGAACTCTGTAAACAGGAACGGCATCTTTTCAAATGGGATATCAACTTCTTCAAATAACGTAAATCCTTCGAACGTTTCGTACTCCCCCTCCCACTCCCCGATTACTTCTTCTTCACGCTTTCGTTCATTGTATCCGATTGCCCTCTGAAACAAGAGACGGTCGGCCGGGTCTATTATGTCGAGCGGATGCCCAACATGGACATAGAACGGAATCCCAAGAGCATTCAATGAACCCGCCACGTCTTCTAACGTTTCTTTCAAAAAATGAAACCGTTCGTTCCCGAGCGGAATGACACCATATCGATTCTCAACGAGCTGCTTTGGACTGATAAAATAATGCCCTTCTATCGGATCATCATGTCGCAGCGCCTCCTCGAGTGGCAAGTGATCATCGACGCGTAAATCATTTTGGTACCATATAATTGTTTTCATGAAGTGACCTCCTCCATTACTTAGTATGATGGATGACAGTTTAGTACAAAAAGATTAGGATGTGTTTGAAAAATGTTTTCAAAACCAATTTGTGTGGAATATATTCATCTAGAAGAGAAAGGGGTGCTACTATGGCTAAGAAAGGTAAGATGGGATCATTAATCAAAGTCGCGACGGCGGTCGCACCGTTCGTCTACAAATATTATAAAAAGAATAAAGCTAAAAAATCACCGAAGAAATAACGATCTCGTCTCAGCTTTCACGCTGAGACGTTTTTTTCATGTTTTCAAATCGAGTGTGCTAAGATAAATCAATCATTTTATTGAAACGAGGCGATGTTCGTGCACGCAAGGTCTATCCACTTTTTACGTATTCTCTTCAAATGGGGCCTCTTCATGACCGGATTGTTCTTACTCGCACTCGGCTCATCGATCATGATCACGGCAAATCTCGGTGTCTCCACGTGGGACGTCCTTCATATCGGAATCGCTCACCATCTTCCGATTTCAATCGGAACTGTCATCTTATGCGTCGGTCTTCTACTCGTCCTATTCAAATACATACTCGATCGCGTCCGTCCTCAGTTCGGGACGCTCGTCAACGCGGTTTTCGTCGGGGTATTCATGAACTTGATTTTAAATGAGCAATGGCTTCCTGTTTTCGAAGGGATGATCATGAATATCGTTTGGCTCACATTCGGCATATTTGTGATGGGTATGGGAGCCGGTCTGTACGTCGCTGTCGGGTATGGTGCCGGTCCCCGTGATGGATTGACGCTTGCCTTAGCAGACCGTTTTAAAAAGTCTGTCCGTGCCATGCGGACTTGGATGGAGTTGACTGCTTGTCTTATAGGCTGGGCGCTTGGCGGACCGCTCTTCTTCGGCACCATCCTATCGATTTTCCTCATCGGTCCGTTCTTCCAGTTCTGGTTAGAACGGTTCCGCCTGTTCATCGCCTACGTCGATCGTCTCAAAGTAAAATTTGCATGAATTAGAGAGGGATTCCCTCTCTTTTTATGTGTTCGGAATCAAGACAATCTTTCCGAACTTACCCGATTGTTTGAAGTACGTTTGCGCTTCACGTGCCTCTTCAAGCGGGAACGTCCGATCGATGACCGGTTTTAGCTTCCCTTCCGCGATCGAACGCAACATTTCCGCGAACTCATGCCTTGTCCCGAGGACAGACCCATACATCGCAATATGCTTCAAATACAATGTACGGAAATCGAGATGGGTCGTCTGTCCGCCGGCAGAACCGGAAATGCAGAATTTCCCACCCTTCTTCAATACTTGAAGAGACATATCAAACAACGCATCCCCGACGACATCAAGCACGGCATCGACCGGACCGCCGTTCGCCGCGATGATATCATCGGCGAGCGTCTCAGAACGATAGGAAAAGACTTCGGTCGCACCGAACGCTTTCAATTCTTGCTCGTTTTTCAAATCACCGACAATGGCGAACACTTTCGCACCGAAAACGTTCGCAGCAATCTGAACGTTGAGCGAACCGACACCACCGCTCGCACCTGTGACGACAATCGTCTCACCGGAACGAATGTGTAACTGCTCATTCATATGCCACGCTGTGAGTCCGCTCACGGAAAAAACCGCACTTTCGACAAAATCATCGAGTGGCATATCAAAACAAAGGTCGGCCGGCCAGGCAACGTATTCTGCATAACCTCCGTCATATTCTGAGCCAATAAAGGACATATCGTCTGACAAGTGTTCTTTCCGTTCAGGTCCGCTCGAGGTGAACGGAAACAAGACGACATGTCGGCCAATCATCGTTTGATCGACCTCGTCCCCAACCTCGACGACTTCTCCCGTGATGTCTGAACCGGGAATACGGGGAAAATGGACGCCTTCCGGGCGCCAACCTGACTTTTCGCCAGTTCCATACGCCCCTTCTCGCATCCAAATCTCGGTATTGTTAATGGCACAGGCGCGCACCTTGATCAGTACTTCTCCCGCTTTCGGTGTCGGTTTTTGGATATCGATCACTTGAAGTTGATCGACATTCCCATATCCTACGACTTGCACAGCTTTCATGGTGTATCTGCCTCCTTCTCTTTCGTTCATCCATATGTATTTACCCACGAACCATTCATATCACGCCCAAAAGGTCACCATTCTCAGGTGACCCTCCGTTTAAAGCTGTTGGCGTTGTAACAGATTTGTGAAGACGCCGCCTTTTTGGCTGAGCTCTTCATGTGTCCCGTCCTCGACGATTCCTTCGGCCGTCACGACGAGGATCCGATCGGCATTCTTCACCGTCGCCAAGCGGTGAGCGATGATGAGCGTCGTCCGATTCGCCGCCAGTTCATTGAGTGAATCTTGAATGATGGCCTCGGTTTCCGTATCGAGTGCCGAAGTCGCCTCATCCAAAATTAAAATCGGCGGATTTTTCAAGAACATACGTGCGATAGCGATTCGTTGTTTCTGACCACCGGAGAGCTTGAGTCCTCGTTCCCCGATTTGTGTGTCGAGACCGTGTTCGAGCTCCTCGACAAGCGTCCCGAGATGCGCCTTCTCTACCGCATACATGATATCGGCATCGGTCGCATCAAGCTTCCCATAAGCGATATTCTCACGCAATGTACCCGCAAACAAGAAGACGTCCTGTTGAACGATTCCGATTTGACGACGTAAACTCTCTTTCGTCATATCACGGATGTCCATCCCGTCAATCGAGATAGCACCCTTTGTGACGTCATAAAAACGAGGGATGAGTGAACAGATTGTCGTCTTACCTGCCCCGCTCGTCCCGACCAAGGCCACGGTCGTCCCTTCCTTGATCGACAAGTCAATGTCCGTCAACACTTGGCGATAATCCGAGTATCCGAACGAGACGTCGTCGAAGACGATATCGCCTTTCAACGTCTCAACATCAACCGCTTCGTCGCGATTCTTAATATCCGGTTCTTCGTCTAAAAGTTGCGTGAAGCGTTTAAATCCTGCCATCCCTTTCGGATACATCTCGAGAAGTGCCGTGATCTTCTCAATCGGTTTAATGAGCAAGTTCATATACAAGATAAACCCGACGAGCTGTCCGTAAGACAACTGCCCTTCATACGTTAAGTATGCCCCGTAGACAAGGACGAGTAACGTCATGAGACGCGTCGTGATGTAGATTCCGGCGAGTGACTTACTCATGACCCGATACGCTTCAATCTTCGAGCCGCGATAGAAGTTGTTGTCCTTTTGGAAACGTCCAATCTCAAACGTCTCATTCGTGAACGACTGCACGACACGTGCCCCTGACACACTGTCCTCAACGCGTGCGTTCACTTCCCCGATATTCGTGTACATCTTTTGCCATGCTTTGTTCATGTTTTTATTCGCATACGTGATCATGATGATGAGGAATGGTACCGCGACAACGGTGACGAGTGCGAGTTCTGAGTCAATCGAGAACATGATCCCGAACGCACCAAGTAGCGTCATGATGGCGATAAAGAAGTCTTCCGGCCCGTGGTGCGCCACTTCCCCGATATCGAACAAGTCGTTCGTGACCCGGCTCATCAAATGCCCGGTCTTATGGTTGTCAAAGAAGCGGAACGACTGTTTATGGATATGCGTGAACAACTCTTCTCGCATGTCTGTCTCGATGTTGATTCCTAGCTTATGTCCCCAATAGTTGACAACATACTGCATCATCATGGCCAATATGTAAAGAATCAATAGACCGATGCTGACAATGATAATCCAGTTCCATTCCCCACCTGGCAACAAATCATCGATGAACCATTGAACGGCGAGCGGAAACCCGAGTTCAAGCAGTCCGACGAGAATCGCGAATGAAAAGTCGAGGATGAATAACTTCTTATGTGGCCGATAATAACTAAAAAAACGTGCAAACATTCTCTTACCCCCTTCTAAACATTAAGTGTACGCTTTTTTCCGAAAGGTGGAAAACAGGATGCATCCTTTTTTCATTCTTTTTTCAATCGGCGTATAATAAAGGTAAGGAGTGATACACATGCATGTACACATTACAGAACGCGCGCTCGAACGAATCAAGTCGTTGAAAGGCGAACGCGAGGGACAGATGCACCTCTTTTACGAAACGGAAGGTTGCGGCTGTGGAAACAGCGGAATCTTCGAGATTCGATACGTCACGGAGACGACTCCAGAAGACGTTGAGATCGACTCGAACCTCGGTCCAATCTTAATAAAAAACTGGACGAAAGTATTTTTAGACGAACAGATGAAAATCGATTTCCTTGAAGACCGTCGTACGCTCGTCTTGAAGAGTGACGGGCAAGTGTTCAATTCGAATCTACTCGTCACGGACGGCACGGGTTGTCAGTTGAACGTCCCGAGCCGATGAAACAGACACTGAAACAACATCCGAGACTGTTGGTGCTCTTCTTCTTGAGCTTCGGGCTCGGACTGTTCGGGATCTATCTGGCGTTTACCGACTCGGTTTACACGATGTCTGCTGTCATCGCCTCACTGTTTGTGTTCGGTTTTGCGTTGCAGCGAACAGCGAAATATATGCAGCGAGAAGAGAATAAACGTTAACAAGAGTATGTGTTCCGATTAAATATCTACCATCTCGTGTTGAATCCAAAATCCGTTTCACACATACAAAAAACGAGGATTGCCATGGCAACCCTCGTTTTTTGTGCTTATTTCTTCTCTTTCACTGCCGTACGAATCGACAACTCTTCAAGTTGCGCGTCCACGACAGGACTCGGTGCTTGCGTGAGCAAGTCGCTTGCCGATGCCGTTTTCGGGAAGGCGATCGTGTCGCGAAGGTTCGAACGACCTGCAAGAATCATGACGAGACGGTCGAGACCGAGTGCGATTCCTGCGTGTGGTGGTGTACCGTATTCGAACGCTTCAAGTAAGAAGCCGAACTGTTCGACTGCTTCTTCTTGCGTGAAGCCGAGCAATTTGAACATGCGCTCTTGGATGTCGCGCTCGTAAATACGCTGTGATCCGCCACCGAGCTCGTAACCGTTCAAGACGAGGTCATAGGCGATGGCGCGTACGCTTGCCGGGTCTGTCTCGAGAAGGTGAAGGTCTTCACGGTTTGGCATCGTGAACGGGTGGTGGTTCGCATAGAAGCGACCTTCTTCTTCTTCAAACGTCACGAGTGGGAAGTCCGTCACCCATAGGAAGTTGAATTTCGACTCGTCGATGAGACCGAGTTCGTGTCCGAGTTTGACGCGGAGTGCGCCAAGGCTGTCTGCGACGACAGTTGGTTTCGATGCGACAAAGAGAAGAAGGTCACCCGCTTCTGCATTCGTTGCTTCGATCAACTTTTGTGCATACGTCTCGTCAAAGAACTTCGCGATTGGCCCGTTCAAGCCTTCCGTTGTCACTTTGAGCCATGCGAGACCTTTCGCACCGTATACCGCTGTGAACTCTTGGAGCTTGTCGATGTCTTTACGTGAGAAATTGTCCGCCTCACCTTTGACGTTGATCGCTTTGACTTGTCCGTTTGATTCGAGTGCCGCATCGAACACTTTGAAGCCGGCACCTGTCACGGCGTCCGCCACGTCGATGAGTTCAAGACCGAAACGTGTGTCCGGCTTATCTGAACCGAAGCGACGCATCGCTTCAGCATGAGTCATGCGCTCGAACTTCGCCGGTGTGTCCGTACGACCGAGCGTCGATTCCATGACTTGTCCCATCATCGATTCCATCATCGCCATCAAGTCTTCGATGTCCATGAAGCTCGTCTCGATGTCGACTTGTGTGAATTCAGGCTGACGGTCTGCACGAAGGTCCTCGTCACGGAAACAGCGCGCGATTTGGAAGTAACGGTCAAACCCTGCGACCATGAGCAACTGTTTGAAGAGCTGCGGTGATTGTGGGAGTGCGTAGAACTCTCCACCGTGGACACGGCTCGGGACGAGGTAGTCACGTGCGCCTTCAGGTGTCGACTTCGTCAAAATCGGTGTTTCGACTTCAAGGAACTCCTCTTCTGTCAAGAAGTTACGGATCGTGTTCGACGTCTTCGAACGGAGGCGGAACGTCTCTTGAAGCGCCGGACGACGAAGGTCGAGGTAACGATATTTGAGACGAAGGTCTTCTGAAACGTTTTCCGCTTCGTCACCGATTGGGATTGGTGTCATCTTCGCCGCGTTCAAGATGTTGATCTCAGACGCGATGACTTCGATGTTTCCTGTCGGCATGTTCGGGTTCTTGTTCTCACGCTCGAGCACTGTCCCTTTCACGTCGAGGACGAACTCGCTACGAATCGTCTCCGCGAGTTGGTGGACTGCTTCGTTTTCTGGGCGAACGACGACTTGGACGATCCCTGTGCGGTCACGAAGGTCGATGAAGATGAGTCCTCCGAGGTCACGACGTTTTTGTACCCATCCTTTAAGTTGTACTTCTTGGCCGATGAGTGACTCTGTCACCCGGCCGTTCATATGTGTGCGTCCGATCATTGTGCTGCTCCTTCCGATAGTTCACGAATTTTGTCTGCGACGGCCGAGAGTGGCACGTCGACTTGTTCACCAGTCGTCATATCTTTCAATGCGGCTGCCCCACGTTCGACTTCATCATCCCCTAAGATGACTGTAAACTTGGCTTTCAGGCGGTCCGCCTGCTTGAACTGTCCTTTGAACTTGCGCCCTTGGTAATCTCGGTCTGCCTTGAACCCTTCCATGCGGAGTAGTTGCAAGAGGCGCGTCGCCGTCAATTCGACTTCTTTCTCACCTTGCGCGACGATGAAGACGTCAAGTCCTGTC encodes:
- a CDS encoding DASH family cryptochrome encodes the protein MKTIIWYQNDLRVDDHLPLEEALRHDDPIEGHYFISPKQLVENRYGVIPLGNERFHFLKETLEDVAGSLNALGIPFYVHVGHPLDIIDPADRLLFQRAIGYNERKREEEVIGEWEGEYETFEGFTLFEEVDIPFEKMPFLFTEFRKAVEYDVRPRELTSRKATASKREVTFPFPVQEVEQDPRTAFPFKGGELAAKRRLNDYLSVPIRTYKETRNGFGVDDSTKLSPYLANGSLSPRRVFFELEAHERTHSVNESTYWLYFELLWREFFQWVALEQGKRLFREQGIRSKPKEWRVDSDIIEKWRRGDTGVEFVDAFMRELNATGWMSNRGRQIVANYFAKELMQDWRYGAAYFESKLIDYDVASNWANWAYQAGVGNDSRNRHFNIERQQFTYDPDRAFRNKWL
- a CDS encoding YczE/YyaS/YitT family protein encodes the protein MTGLFLLALGSSIMITANLGVSTWDVLHIGIAHHLPISIGTVILCVGLLLVLFKYILDRVRPQFGTLVNAVFVGVFMNLILNEQWLPVFEGMIMNIVWLTFGIFVMGMGAGLYVAVGYGAGPRDGLTLALADRFKKSVRAMRTWMELTACLIGWALGGPLFFGTILSIFLIGPFFQFWLERFRLFIAYVDRLKVKFA
- a CDS encoding alcohol dehydrogenase family protein; its protein translation is MKAVQVVGYGNVDQLQVIDIQKPTPKAGEVLIKVRACAINNTEIWMREGAYGTGEKSGWRPEGVHFPRIPGSDITGEVVEVGDEVDQTMIGRHVVLFPFTSSGPERKEHLSDDMSFIGSEYDGGYAEYVAWPADLCFDMPLDDFVESAVFSVSGLTAWHMNEQLHIRSGETIVVTGASGGVGSLNVQIAANVFGAKVFAIVGDLKNEQELKAFGATEVFSYRSETLADDIIAANGGPVDAVLDVVGDALFDMSLQVLKKGGKFCISGSAGGQTTHLDFRTLYLKHIAMYGSVLGTRHEFAEMLRSIAEGKLKPVIDRTFPLEEAREAQTYFKQSGKFGKIVLIPNT
- a CDS encoding ABC transporter ATP-binding protein, with translation MFARFFSYYRPHKKLFILDFSFAILVGLLELGFPLAVQWFIDDLLPGGEWNWIIIVSIGLLILYILAMMMQYVVNYWGHKLGINIETDMREELFTHIHKQSFRFFDNHKTGHLMSRVTNDLFDIGEVAHHGPEDFFIAIMTLLGAFGIMFSIDSELALVTVVAVPFLIIMITYANKNMNKAWQKMYTNIGEVNARVEDSVSGARVVQSFTNETFEIGRFQKDNNFYRGSKIEAYRVMSKSLAGIYITTRLMTLLVLVYGAYLTYEGQLSYGQLVGFILYMNLLIKPIEKITALLEMYPKGMAGFKRFTQLLDEEPDIKNRDEAVDVETLKGDIVFDDVSFGYSDYRQVLTDIDLSIKEGTTVALVGTSGAGKTTICSLIPRFYDVTKGAISIDGMDIRDMTKESLRRQIGIVQQDVFLFAGTLRENIAYGKLDATDADIMYAVEKAHLGTLVEELEHGLDTQIGERGLKLSGGQKQRIAIARMFLKNPPILILDEATSALDTETEAIIQDSLNELAANRTTLIIAHRLATVKNADRILVVTAEGIVEDGTHEELSQKGGVFTNLLQRQQL
- a CDS encoding iron-sulfur cluster biosynthesis family protein, which encodes MHVHITERALERIKSLKGEREGQMHLFYETEGCGCGNSGIFEIRYVTETTPEDVEIDSNLGPILIKNWTKVFLDEQMKIDFLEDRRTLVLKSDGQVFNSNLLVTDGTGCQLNVPSR
- the aspS gene encoding aspartate--tRNA ligase, yielding MIGRTHMNGRVTESLIGQEVQLKGWVQKRRDLGGLIFIDLRDRTGIVQVVVRPENEAVHQLAETIRSEFVLDVKGTVLERENKNPNMPTGNIEVIASEINILNAAKMTPIPIGDEAENVSEDLRLKYRYLDLRRPALQETFRLRSKTSNTIRNFLTEEEFLEVETPILTKSTPEGARDYLVPSRVHGGEFYALPQSPQLFKQLLMVAGFDRYFQIARCFRDEDLRADRQPEFTQVDIETSFMDIEDLMAMMESMMGQVMESTLGRTDTPAKFERMTHAEAMRRFGSDKPDTRFGLELIDVADAVTGAGFKVFDAALESNGQVKAINVKGEADNFSRKDIDKLQEFTAVYGAKGLAWLKVTTEGLNGPIAKFFDETYAQKLIEATNAEAGDLLLFVASKPTVVADSLGALRVKLGHELGLIDESKFNFLWVTDFPLVTFEEEEGRFYANHHPFTMPNREDLHLLETDPASVRAIAYDLVLNGYELGGGSQRIYERDIQERMFKLLGFTQEEAVEQFGFLLEAFEYGTPPHAGIALGLDRLVMILAGRSNLRDTIAFPKTASASDLLTQAPSPVVDAQLEELSIRTAVKEKK